A single region of the Micropterus dolomieu isolate WLL.071019.BEF.003 ecotype Adirondacks linkage group LG02, ASM2129224v1, whole genome shotgun sequence genome encodes:
- the si:ch73-141c7.1 gene encoding coenzyme Q-binding protein COQ10 homolog, mitochondrial — translation MPNKTTPLLFKALLEMSEAHSSKVVRGNAKRANIRHLGSYGVLAVRRASLPLCPATPISTPSRSFINLAAPMSTRRMEYTECRTLGYTPEQMYNVVASVDQYQQFVPWCKKSRVMKGRNGDVRAELEIGFPPIVERYTSEVTAVPNHQVRAVCTDGSLFSHLETIWRFAPGAKDLPDSCKVDFYVSFAFKSLLHSQLASVFFEEVVKQMVSAFESRAATLYSNQQVASLRRRSI, via the exons ATGCCCAACAAAACGACTCCTCTCCTCTTTAAGGCGCTGCTGGAGATGTCTGAAGCCCACTCATCAAAAGTTGTGCGAGGAAACGCTAAAAGGGCAAATATCAG ACACTTGGGCTCCTATGGGGTCCTGGCAGTGAGAAGGGCTAGCCTGCCTCTCTGCCCCGCCACCCCCATCAGCACACCCAGCCGCAGCTTCATCAACCTTGCTGCTCCCATGAGTACCCGCAGGATGGAGTATACCGAGTGCCGGACATTAGG GTATACTCCAGAGCAGATGTACAATGTTGTGGCCAGCGTGGACCAGTACCAGCAATTTGTTCCCTGGTGCAAGAAGTCTCGGGTCATGAAGGGACGTAATGGTGACGTCCGGGCAGAGCTTGAAATAGGTTTCCCCCCCATTGTGGAGCGCTACACCTCTGAGGTCACCGCTGTCCCAAACCACCAAGTCAGG GCTGTGTGTACTGATGGATCCCTCTTCAGCCATCTTGAAACAATATGGAGGTTTGCCCCTGGAGCCAAAGATCTACCAGACTCCTGCAAAGTGGATTTTTAT GTGTCATTTGCGTTCAAGTCTCTACTGCACTCACAGCTGGCCAGCGTGTTCTTTGAAGAAGTGGTTAAGCAGATGGTCAGTGCCTTTGAGTCACGGGCAGCGACACTTTACAGCAACCAGCAAGTGGCGTCATTGAGGAGGCGATCGATATGA
- the hsd17b1 gene encoding estradiol 17-beta-dehydrogenase 1 isoform X2, which translates to MDKKVVLITGCSSGIGLSLAVQLASDPNKSFKVYATMRNLAKKERLLECVKGLHRDTLDILQMDVTGQQSILDARDRVVEKRVDILVCNAGVGLMGPLEVQSLDSMRQILEVNLLGTIQTIQVFLPDMKARGQGRILVTGSTGGLHGLPFNEVYCASKFAIEGACESLAVLLQHFNIHVSLIECGPVNTDFLVNLQKAELGDASLQQVFLDAIQSPSPAFRYFTSGVVPPLTKLKITQPDGTQYISAMSKIIFSAEEQ; encoded by the exons ATGGACAAAAAGGTGGTGCTGATCACAGGCTGCTCCTCGGGAATCGGTCTCAGCCTGGCTGTCCAGCTAGCCTCTGACCCCAACAAATCCTTCAAAG TCTATGCCACTATGAGAAACCTGGCCAAGAAGGAGCGCCTTCTAGAGTGTGTTAAAGGCCTGCACAGAGATACCTTGGACATACTCCAAATGGACGTGACAGGACAGCAGTCCATCCTGGATGCGAGGGACAGGGTTGTGGAGAAACGAGTGGACATTCTGG TGTGTAATGCTGGTGTGGGTTTGATGGGGCCGCTGGAGGTGCAATCCTTGGACTCGATGAGGCAGATTCTGGAGGTCAACCTCCTAGGTACCATCCAGACCATCCAGGTGTTCCTGCCAGACATGAAAGCTCGAGGCCAGGGCCGCATTCTGGTCACAGGCAGCACTGGAGGGCTTCATG GTCTCCCTTTTAATGAGGTGTACTGTGCCAGTAAATTTGCAATAGAGGGAGCATGTGAGAGTTTGGCTGTCCTCCTGCAACACTTCAATATACA TGTGAGTCTCATTGAGTGTGGTCCAGTCAACACCGACTTCCTGGTCAACCTGCAGAAGGCAGAGCTCGGGGATGCATCTCTCCAACAG GTTTTTCTAGATGCCATCCAGTCACCCAGCCCTGCATTCAGATATTTCACCAGTGGTGTAGTGCCACCGCTCACCAAACTGAAGATCACACAACCAGATGGCACGCAGTACATCAGTGCTATGAGCAAAATCATTTTCTCAGCTGAGGAACAATAA
- the hsd17b1 gene encoding estradiol 17-beta-dehydrogenase 1 isoform X1 gives MDKKVVLITGCSSGIGLSLAVQLASDPNKSFKVYATMRNLAKKERLLECVKGLHRDTLDILQMDVTGQQSILDARDRVVEKRVDILVCNAGVGLMGPLEVQSLDSMRQILEVNLLGTIQTIQVFLPDMKARGQGRILVTGSTGGLHGLPFNEVYCASKFAIEGACESLAVLLQHFNIHVSLIECGPVNTDFLVNLQKAELGDASLQQVDTHTLSLYEKYLQHCDSVFQNAAQDTEDIVKVFLDAIQSPSPAFRYFTSGVVPPLTKLKITQPDGTQYISAMSKIIFSAEEQ, from the exons ATGGACAAAAAGGTGGTGCTGATCACAGGCTGCTCCTCGGGAATCGGTCTCAGCCTGGCTGTCCAGCTAGCCTCTGACCCCAACAAATCCTTCAAAG TCTATGCCACTATGAGAAACCTGGCCAAGAAGGAGCGCCTTCTAGAGTGTGTTAAAGGCCTGCACAGAGATACCTTGGACATACTCCAAATGGACGTGACAGGACAGCAGTCCATCCTGGATGCGAGGGACAGGGTTGTGGAGAAACGAGTGGACATTCTGG TGTGTAATGCTGGTGTGGGTTTGATGGGGCCGCTGGAGGTGCAATCCTTGGACTCGATGAGGCAGATTCTGGAGGTCAACCTCCTAGGTACCATCCAGACCATCCAGGTGTTCCTGCCAGACATGAAAGCTCGAGGCCAGGGCCGCATTCTGGTCACAGGCAGCACTGGAGGGCTTCATG GTCTCCCTTTTAATGAGGTGTACTGTGCCAGTAAATTTGCAATAGAGGGAGCATGTGAGAGTTTGGCTGTCCTCCTGCAACACTTCAATATACA TGTGAGTCTCATTGAGTGTGGTCCAGTCAACACCGACTTCCTGGTCAACCTGCAGAAGGCAGAGCTCGGGGATGCATCTCTCCAACAGGTTGATACCCACACACTCAGCCTCTATGAAAAATACCTGCAACACTGTGACTCTGTTTTCCAAAATGCAGCACAGGACACTGAGGACATTGTAAAG GTTTTTCTAGATGCCATCCAGTCACCCAGCCCTGCATTCAGATATTTCACCAGTGGTGTAGTGCCACCGCTCACCAAACTGAAGATCACACAACCAGATGGCACGCAGTACATCAGTGCTATGAGCAAAATCATTTTCTCAGCTGAGGAACAATAA